tcttcgaatcgccagttgacctctgctggcagagcacgcgtatgagtgagcagacgacgcagcatagttttacgtcactattttttgtggcccacgtgaccaagccatgttgcggtTCCTCCTCTGTGatgtcatagcatcccccggagcccagaaaccgaaaccgaaatcgctcggtataataatgctattattaaattatttatcggatatatatgaatcccgctgtgtgtatcgtgctccctgaagcatgacgcaacgtttgaatcaacaaacgcatgaacgaaaattttgatgtctccacccctttaattTGGACGTATTTTACTGCACACTTTGGTTTGGATGACCCCTGGAGTGAGCTGAGTGTCACATATGTGCGCATAGCATCCGAAATTAGTCAATGAATGTGGGCCACGCAATGGGCAATCTTGGTGGCAAAGATGTGCAATGCAAGATAGCAACAAATGAAATTAGCTGGTGGATTCCCCATCAATATAGtcagcagtggcagccacacagGGCTAAGGCCTGCATACATCACAGAggaagtttccttcctccatggcagaCATGGAGGACTGTGCAGGTCTGTGTGGTCATCACCTGTGGTCATACCTATACAAGACAGTACCACGGATTCATCTGCAGCAGTTGCTGAGAGCACTGATTTTATTTTGATTCTGTGTGAGGCATGTGATATCACAACCATGGCCGAAGCTATTCTACTGTGGCCCTACAAAAGCAATTCTACTGTGGCCCGTGTGCTGGCATGAATCCTTCCAGTAGTCTCAATGGACGATTAGTTGCCAGTAAGTCCAACAGCAACAAAATTATTGGGAGATGCTTGCCGTAGTGAAAAGCCCATCCACTCAGACGAAGACCCCTGTTCCTGCCAGTCAAAGTTAAACTACATCTGCAAGCCAAGTTAACCCACAGCCTTCAGCTGTCCAGTGCAAAACCATTCTGCTGTGCCATGGCCTTCAATCGCAGCATGGTGCATCGAACTTTTGCACCTGCCTATGAGGAGGCACAGCTCCAAAGTGCATGGCAGAGGTACATGGCACCCTGCAGACGCCACTTGCAGAGATGATGTGTGTCGACACAGCAGGCGCTTCCAGTGGGCATGAAAACGCCCTCCCTAAcctcttcaacaatgcttcaacaCTGCCAGAATAATGTCCAGTGCACTGAAATTTGTTGCATGCACCATACTACAAAGGTGTGCTTTTCAGCTCCCATTGGACCTGCTTGATTATCTGTGATGTCAGCCAAGAGCAAGCTATGTAGTTTGCGGCACAGCAATGTGAAAGTGTTTTGGAACTCTGTTGAAAGCATGAGAAACTCACGCTGAACCAAAAAAGTGGCAACGCTCACCAGGCCACTGAGTGTGTCAGCCAAGCAGGCGACATGGCCTGCACCTGAGTGCTTGATTTAAAAGTGCATTCAAAACTACTACAGCGTACTAGACTAATGCATACTTATGCATTCTTTCCAACTCACCCATCTCTCTACCTTACTAGAATAATGCATGCAATGCAGGTCTACACTGGCACAGTCAAAACTTCCCAAGTGGAGCTGCCTGGGAAGGCCACGCACGACACCCGATCTCAAAGGCACTGATTTTGCACAACCTCCGAGGTCAATGACACAATGCCTTGCTCCGCACTGCGCTGGTGATCTTAGAGGGTCATTTCCCAATTTTACGGAGATGCTTGCCAGAGCCAAAGCTGTCCTGGTGCAGCATTGCAAAATTTCAGTCATATTTTCACTGCGCAGACATCTTTGAGTAAACAAATAAGTATGTTGACGGTTATATTGTTACTACAGAATCCTACATGTGCTAAAACAGTTGTCTCACTTTTATTCACTGCTGCTGGTACTGTGCAccacttttcttcattatttcatCTAATGCAACTTTCAGAAAGTATgaattcacacacacaaaaaaatcctAAGCAGCTCCACAAGAGTTGCTTGCTGCTGTGTGAACCATATCATGAGGAAAACACTTAAGGGGAACACTGTTTTTTCTTAGGCATGCAGGCAACCGCATGAATTGAAAACCACCATCCTTATTAAACTTCTAAATATAccgtcgaacccacttataacaatattccaaggccacgaaaattccattgttataccTGATAATTGTTAAAACTGgtttgcatgaaaaaatcaacaTAGGGGAATGGCAGAGCTGATCTTAACTATAATGGCAGGGAAGCCAGTGCCCCTCcgcaccaccttcctccatctgaCTGCTGATTGTGCTCActcatttaactgcttcctgggcgctctgaTCATGTGTAACAAGCTGCGGCTgtcagcgttaaagaatggcactaccataactgcaaagaggggtcacgggtggCCGCCGAGGGGTCAAAGAGAGGTCACCGCCGAGGCAGCGCTATACTGGACCCAAAAGGGGCATTTCAAAAAATGCGAGGAGGATGCTGCGGCAGcttgtcagcttgagaaatccagaagaaatgctgaggcgCGATGGCCATAAGCGTTTGCCACGTACGTCGCAATgcattgcacgagaaaaccctatgcCTGTCAgccttgccgacatccttctccaaggtatgcgggttctccacgtagtgcagcggaaggttcctctcGAAAACGAAGCCCTGGAGGGACTGAATCacctgccgggcctcctgtgaggacaacgttgaagCAGCCTGGCCTACCGCGTCATCGCCGCcatcgctatccgatgcaagcacggTTCGCGGTGATCAACTCATCGATTAGAAGCATTTAGTTTCTAAATCTATAGCCGTGCACTTTCCTTTCACTGGCAACGTCATGCAGTGCCGATTATCAGTAAGCGGGTCAATGATCTTCCTTTTTGGCAGCGAGTCAAAAGAGGCTGAGAAACAACGTAGCCAGGAACGATttcaacgcaaccaacaaagatgaaCACGGGCAATTacactgtttgcagaactgcactgaatgaggagccagcgagcaagatgcgagcagtgcagttggcgcggtccattcgtgttttggAGGGTGACGCGGCATAGAGATATGGGCACAGCCCATTCATGTTAGGGAGGGTGGAAGGTCGACGGGAGAAGCGTGCGGAGAAGGCCGGAAAATGAGAGCTTGGCAGCCATTCGAGCAGCCGGCCCATCGTGCAGCAGCTCAAATttctcgttttttctttttttttttctattcgagGATTTCGTATTTTactacctttcggctcggacgtcgagcagccagacttcatcattataaccaACAATGCACcatcagggcattgtagtaagcgggttatttcgcCATGCAagacatacaaaagttgacggtgcagcagcttctcattgttataactgatatattgttaaaaccggtatcattataagtgggttcgactgaaTACATGTACAAGTCAGCACAAGCCGGCTAATTATTTATATCACAGTCTTTTTGAAGGATAGTGCAAGTAAATTACCTATTTGTTAACTGGTAAGATTGAAGCCACATAGACTATAGAGAAAAAAGGTGGTGACACCTTCTGAATATAAGTTCAAGTACCAAGATGCTGTTAACCATTAATATTTCCTTGGTTTGAGAAGAGAAGCTCTCAACAAGTACCTCTGAGAATCCTCTGCTGCTGTTCCCTGATTTCACCAACATTAAGATTTTGCGTGGCTTCAGTTTCTTCTCCATTCCAACCACCTTCACTCACGCTGGACAGTTCAGTGCCCAGCAGCTCCTGCCTGGAAGTGAGAGATAAAGAAGGCTGTGACATAAGTTACATTCCACGAGTACAGCTTGCTTTCAAAACATGCTTGAGAACACTAAAGAAACATTTATTCAGCTCGGTCTTGGAACATGCAGTAATTTACACTTCACATTACGTGCATTTTTAACATCAGGGAGTTTTAGAAGCAAATCCCCAAGCACCTTGCTTACCCTAAAACCCTACTTCCTTTGTACACCTTTCGAATTCTATATTACTCTCTGTATTTTCTTGTACACCTGAACAATAATGTGCCCAAGTTTTGGGTTCCCTGCTTATAAAACTCTCTATCATGACATTCTTATCCAGAAATCCAGCTTTAGCACTGCTGCTAGACAGCATATACAGCATTATGAAACTTCATGCACCAGAAGTTCCTAGTGTAGCTTTATGCACATATATGACAATGACTGCAGTACTATCAGTTATTAGCTGATGTCACAGATATCAGAAGACAACACTGCAATCAAAATAATAGCTGCCTGGGAAGAGGCTGATGACAGCAGTTGATATGCATATTGATTAGGTAAAAAGTACTTCATGGTTACCTCTACACCTGAGTTAGGAACCAGCAGTCCTTTCTATTTATTTAGGACAGAACAAACAAACCGCTGTGATAGCGCGAAATACGTTATAGAAAGCCTCGCAAGAAATGGTGAGCTAAGGTGCAGCCACAACAACTGAGAATGAACAAACAGGCAGCTCGTGACCACAGGCACGTTATGAATGATATCGCAACCTAGTATGCAGAAAAACCACATCTATGAGAACTAGTATGTGTCCAACAACTGACGTATACATGATCGACAAAATAATGTGAAAGCCAGACTGAAGGTGTTACTGCAAGTGCATAATACAACCTCCCAGGTTGGCCAGGTGTAGGTGCTTTGCTCGTCAGTAAGGCATCAAGTTCGCGCCCCTTGTTTAATAATGTATTGGCCATGTACTGGCGCCGCTCCACCTCTCCAGTAGTGCTGGAAGTTCATGTCAAGGCAAAAATGACATCACGCAATCCACACTTGTCGTTATTTCACTGCATATTAAAGGATACATTAACAGTGAACTTTTGGACAGGTCTTCTTGGAGCTTCGATGCATCCATCATGTATTGCCGGATCATTTGGCGCACCTTGCCAGTGGTCTAAAATAAAATGCGTTAACAGTGAGAAGGCGGCAACAGATGATGGATTGACGGTAAAGCATAGAAACAGGGGAGTAGCCTCAGCCTCAACCTCAACTTACAGCTTTGAATATGGGCTTGACTTCATTAAATGAAACTAGAAAAGCGAAACTACGCATCTTCGTTGAAGTTTCAACACAAGACCAAAAATTAGGTCATATATACGGCAGAAACAATTCTTGCGAATCTCTGAACATCTGAACAAGTTTGACAAGAGTGTTTAGCGTCTGCTAGACCACAGCATTGACTAAATGCCCATTTCTCGGTTGATTTCTCAAAAACATGCGTCAGAAAGCAGGCGACGAGGACAAAATAAAACTGATGATGTCATTTAAAGCAAAATTAGGAAGAACACAACTTCGCACTAACTTGAACATAGGCAGCGGTCTGTCGCCCGTACTGGTTCCGCTGCATGATGAGGCCCAtaatttctcttctttttgtctCGCAGGCATCATAAGCCGTTAGCCTGAAAGAAAAGGCACCTGCTTTACCAGAAGTATAAGATCTGCCTAACTAGAAACACCGTACAAACGCCTTCGTGTTCATGTGACTGGGTTGACAAGATATGACGGGCACGAAGCACCGACACTAGACTTGGAGATGACAGTACACTGCAGCTTTAATACAGTATTCGAAAGAACTCGCTTAAAAGGACGCCGAAAAGCTACGAATTCAAATTTTCAGTCCACACGCAGCGTAAGCGACGGCAACCTGAGGAGCAGAAAGCAAATACCAACCACGGATCGGCCCCACTGAGCGCCATTTTGAACATAGCGTAGACAAATGAAATGAATCAGCTGACTCTTCACTGCTTCACACTTTCTTCTACTACTATTTATCTGTCTAGGCAGAGATGCCATGGTTTGCAGCAATGCCTGGCATTGTTtgcagcatggaggaaggaaacttgtgcttaatgaagaaacgataaattaatgaaaatgaaagtggatgaaaaaacaaccttcgcatttcgcatgcgatgctctaccgattgagctaccgcggcgccgttccccatccactttcatgggtATTTATATTGtgtgatcgttccccacctgcggctacttgttttttcatccactttcatttccattaatttatcgtttctttattaagcacatgtaatttcccctatgttgtccttggtgtcagtgtttgttgccttcttatgagGTTGTCTACTAGCGTTGCTTGTGTAAAGGTATCAGAAATTCAAGCTGAATTTCATATTCTGCATACTGCTTCGCCTAGTAATCGTGCTTCATTGTACAGATGCTCAAGCTGAAGTAATGAGGAGTCAGTGACAAAGTTGCAAACGAGTGTAACTTCATGTTGCGGGAGGTTTAATATGGCAGGAGTAAGCTGCATGATACTTGTCATTACTGCGATTTTTTTCCGTGCTCAAACTGAAGTAATAAGGGGTCAGTGACAAAGTTATAAACAAGTGTAACTTCATGTTGCGGTTTGaaaggtttgaaaaaaaaaaaagatatctagAGTCTTGCAGAAGGGCACTTGGAACCTGCACTATTTTGACTCTGATTTATTCACTGACGTGCAGTCAGAGTCGAAATTGTACCAGCCTTGAAAAGTGCAGAAATTTGCTTCACAGTTTTGGCTTGTGATATGTTCCAAGGCATGCATTACCACTTTGTCACAGGCTGTAACAGAAGATGCGATGTGCCATCTGGAGTTCAATTGCATTCAACTTTACTTTTCCGAGATAACAAGGAGGGAGCATTTGCATAGAAGCTAGTGCACTGGGCATCTTGATGGAAGCCACTGCTTCCTTCTTTGGCAGTAATGTACAGCTTGACATCAAAACATGCTTTGCACAGTCATCTAACGGTCAACAAAAAGGCAAGATATACAGTTAAACCgcaatataacaaacttcaatgtGACGAAATTTCACTGTCGCTGTGAAGGAATACAGAGACAATAATTGGGAACCTTCTAtggacacagatggtcaaatgtttgaattacaagtggcttcTTGCGTATGCAAGAGCGAGCATAGGCTACCGTTACTGCGAGAGCTAGCTCATAGCAGCAGGATCAAGCATTCATGAGGTTCAAGTGCGTGCACAGAAGGACACATGGCACCGCAGTTTGTATCGGAGGATGCCATCGAAATTGGCCTAATCGTTTTGTTGAGTGTATTGCAGGAATGGTTTACAACATTCCCATTTCCTGTGGTCACAtgtacattggccaaacaggccGATGCATTAATATATGTCTCAGGACATTGAAATTCGTTAAATTATATACCATTCTCTCATATTGCATCACAGTGCCAATTGTGCCATTGTAAACCCTTGTTCGAAAGCACAGTAATGTTGTTCCGGCACCCTGACCAGACCCCTCTGGAAATCTCGGAGTCTTATCATATCACCAAGAATGCCACTCTAAGTGTAAGCCAGCCATCGTTGTTACTACATGACAGACAATTCAGTTTCATTAATCACTGCTAGACATGTGCCGTTGATGTTCGTTTTTATCTCTTTTCTACATGCGCAATGTATCTgtgtagtatatatatatttttctgtgCCTTCAGTAAAGATCAGATGTAAGTAAGCGCTTGTGTGTCCCATTTTTCGTCTGTGGTTTTTGCTGCGCTCTAAACTTCAATATAGTAGTGCAGGTACTTTTAATAGCGTCAACTTGACTCTGCCCCACCACCATACGTTTTGGCCATGCCCTGCTTACACATGGCCCGATAGCAACACACCACTTCTTGCAAAGACCAATGGGGTTTTTTCTTTATTCTGCAGAGTCCCTGGTGGTACCATAGTGGCTTCAGAGACACAGTGCAGCCAGAGCGCCGGCATCAACAAATCACACGAGTGCAATGTGTGCGGGCATCATTTCATGCTCATGGGTGAGAAGCTAAGTGCATGCCCCATCTGCAAGCAGACATTTGCCCAAAAGCATTCAGTCACGACTCAACAGCTCATGCACTCTGTCAAGAGACGGTTTCCCTGTTCTATGCGTGGGAAGCTGTTTATGCAGAGGTACCTTGCTGTGCATAAGACTGATACCAGCACAAGAAGCTGTCACTGTTTGGCAATATTAGCAAACAGGAGGTCACTCAAAGTCCATATGAGACTGCATACCAATGAGAAGGCACACAAGTGTAACATGTACAGCAAGCCGTTCAACGAAAAGCGTTCATTAGTTCAGCACCAACCCATTCACACAGACGAAAAGCAGTGCAAGTGCGAGCTGTGCCCGTCTGCGGTTCGCCACAAGGAGCCACTGAACAGATGCAAGGAGCTGCGTGCTAGGGGAGTAGACCTGCACCACTGCAATGAGTGTGGTGAGGTCTTTGTGCAGAAAGGGAAACTGAAGGAGCATCTGCAGTGGCACATGAATAATATGCCTTGCACATGCCACATGTGTCCTCCTGAGTTCGTGAATAAATCCAACATGAAGAGTCGCATGCCTATGCACACAGGTGAAAAGCCATTTATTAAGTGTCCAGTATGTGAAAAGCCATTTGCCTAGTTGTCCGACTGTACGAGGCGCACACGTCGCATGCACGGCAAGGCGAAGCTTGAGCTGACATGCATTGACTACAGGGTGGCTACTTTGCCACCAAACAGCAGTTACAGCACAACGTGTGATAAATTAATTGATAAAGACCTCACTTTCAAAAGTGATATAAAAGggcccttgggcttggtgaaataacatagtccacgggcagcatatgctgctgtgaacgtcccagccaagttttgctgtcatacgtggtgcgtggagcttgcaagcagaTCACGAATTCACCTTTCTCTTacatgctctcttttcaacagaacgccctgtcctcactctcttctaggcgcactatttcgtcatcggaTGCGTTATTTCATCATTCCCTtagatggctgctattggccaatagctgacatcaagctgcggccAGCTACATGGCGTACCTACCGCAGCCACCACGGGCTGCCCCCACGAGTCCACTGGATAAGCGCACTATGGCACACTGAAGACAACtgtgtttggcttatgtttagcgtgtGTAGGCACCAAACGCAGAAGCCAGAGCATCTATGTTTATACCCAAAAggaaatttgaactgcatgcTACAGTGACATTTAGAATGCGGAGCACTATGGGCACACCCCACTGCGCCATAGCCTTTGCAgtacaaggcattgaagaaggaacgggagcacagcagaggctgtgtttgattgccaataactccgcttctgctgaacgcattgaagtacttcttgcaacaaagtatttctgaaatagtctatttttacttcaaatgcctttctccaatTCGATAAAATGTTGTTCACGGTCCCTTTAATTATGGGCAACATATGCAATTGGGATTAGGTGCTGCTGTATGCTTGGCATTATTAAAGAGGCTTATCATTCTAAAGATATTCTGATGTAAATGTGTTGAAAATATATTGCGGTGCAGTGATGGTGGTAGCACCATGGGACACTGTGCTTAAGAAAAAGATTTATCTCGGGAGCTCCTGTGTAAATGCATGAGAATAGAGAAATTGTTTTGCTCAGCATCTTCTGCACCGAATTTGAGGAGgcttgttgcatataaaagaaatagTTCAAATGTACTACGTGCAAGCACCTGATACTTTATTTAGGccaacagtttttctttttttagaaaaataCTTGAATATTGAAAAATTTTAGAAACTCAAGTATCAAGTTTACAATACTGGAACTTAGCAAagaaaatgatatcgcaattttgTTAACTACAACTATTGAGGCATCAAAAGCGGACAAACGTGATGTATTATACACCATCTCGAAACGCACTAGTTTGTGCATAGGACAACGGTGTTGCATGGAGGCATGCAAAACAACAAGGACAGCAAATCAATTAACGAGATAAGTATCATCAACATGGTGCAGCCAAAGGGACAAAGACGAAAAACATTTCGTTTATTAACAGTGCCATAAGGCACCACTTTGCACTTTGTTCATTTCATGCTGCTCGCTGTTGCTCCTTTTAGAGTTTTTGTGCGTCTGGATgcacgcgcattttttttttcttttgtcatttgGTCTCTCATATATTAAACCTGTGACAGTATGCCAAGCCTTTTGTTCGGCTAACCTCTCCACTTATCATCAAAAGTTATCTCACCAGAGCGCACATATTTTCAGATGCTGGTTGATGTAATATGATTTACTTGCGACATATTCTTGAAACAGGCAAGTTGTATGCAGAGTGGTTGGGCTATGTGGTGTGAATATCGCAAGATGGCAGTGCACATTCAAGAGAATATTGCCCTAGGCTAGTAGTCTGGCATAATGCAGCACCAAAATTCTGAGCAATTCAGCTCACAGGATCCAAATGAAAATACCATACATATGACTTTGTTCACTACTGTATGCTCACACACATGCCACACACAGACTTAATGGCAGCACCGCTAGATAGTGCAGCGTGTTCAGTGAAAAGCTCAAGAGAGGAACTTGGCTGCATACATGTCTCATATttatcctgctagtaacagcgcaaaatgtagacgagacgagacaagaagacaccacaagcgctctTGTCTACATTTCgtgctgttactagcaggatgaaaaacgaacaagcccaagctgctattctagcga
This Dermacentor albipictus isolate Rhodes 1998 colony chromosome 1, USDA_Dalb.pri_finalv2, whole genome shotgun sequence DNA region includes the following protein-coding sequences:
- the Syx8 gene encoding syntaxin-8 isoform X1; the protein is MFKMALSGADPWLTAYDACETKRREIMGLIMQRNQYGRQTAAYVQTTGKVRQMIRQYMMDASKLQEDLSKSSLLITTGEVERRQYMANTLLNKGRELDALLTSKAPTPGQPGRQELLGTELSSVSEGGWNGEETEATQNLNVGEIREQQQRILREQDRGLEGLSHVLGRQKEMAIGFNEELNLHNEIIDDISEHTDRMRDRLLRETKNVAVVDRKSGTCWYWVVIVLLMVAIIVVAAVKF
- the Syx8 gene encoding syntaxin-8 isoform X2; translation: MGLIMQRNQYGRQTAAYVQTTGKVRQMIRQYMMDASKLQEDLSKSSLLITTGEVERRQYMANTLLNKGRELDALLTSKAPTPGQPGRQELLGTELSSVSEGGWNGEETEATQNLNVGEIREQQQRILREQDRGLEGLSHVLGRQKEMAIGFNEELNLHNEIIDDISEHTDRMRDRLLRETKNVAVVDRKSGTCWYWVVIVLLMVAIIVVAAVKF